In Candidatus Roseilinea sp., one DNA window encodes the following:
- the hemL gene encoding glutamate-1-semialdehyde 2,1-aminomutase, translating into MDSAKVLFDQAQQVLPGGVTATARFNKALGRPFYITRGDGAYVFDLDERPYVDLCTSHGASLLGHNHPAIKAAVMRALELGIICAAETEYQVALAQKLRARVPCAEMARFSSSGTETMMHGLRLARAATGREKIIKFEGHFHGYSDFLNFSWAPPLAHAGPASAPLPYPESTGVPAVTAQTIIIAPFNDPDALEAIFERHGHEVAALVMEPINYDSGCIPPQPGFVQRCRELCDHYGALLFFDEVLTAFRVAPGGAQQYLGVTPDLAVLGKAFGGGMPISALVGRREVMMHLKPAGRAEMSGTYLAHLTAALAADAALDEYGRPGFYERLDALGEYFYGAFQELIARSGVKVRLQYIGPRFGLYFGLDPDQPVVNYRQAAQQDHEAFLTFVRGCIRRGAYVHVSAHHGFSAAHTEADLDRALEAIAGALEDVKQNCG; encoded by the coding sequence ATGGATTCTGCAAAAGTCCTCTTCGATCAGGCCCAGCAGGTGCTTCCCGGCGGCGTGACGGCCACGGCGCGCTTTAACAAGGCGCTAGGGCGCCCGTTCTACATTACGCGAGGCGATGGCGCGTACGTGTTCGATCTGGATGAGCGCCCCTACGTAGACCTGTGCACCTCGCACGGCGCATCGTTGCTCGGCCACAATCACCCGGCGATCAAAGCCGCGGTGATGCGCGCGTTGGAGCTGGGGATCATTTGTGCGGCGGAGACGGAATACCAGGTGGCGCTGGCGCAGAAATTACGCGCGCGGGTGCCTTGCGCGGAGATGGCGCGTTTCTCATCCAGCGGCACCGAGACGATGATGCACGGCCTACGGCTGGCACGCGCGGCAACCGGCCGCGAGAAGATCATCAAGTTCGAGGGGCACTTTCACGGCTATTCGGACTTTCTGAACTTCAGTTGGGCGCCGCCACTGGCGCACGCCGGTCCGGCCAGCGCGCCGCTGCCCTACCCCGAATCCACCGGCGTCCCCGCCGTAACTGCCCAGACGATCATCATTGCGCCTTTCAACGACCCAGACGCACTGGAAGCGATCTTCGAGCGACACGGCCACGAGGTCGCCGCGTTGGTCATGGAGCCGATCAACTACGATTCCGGCTGCATCCCGCCGCAGCCGGGCTTCGTCCAACGTTGTCGCGAGCTCTGCGATCACTACGGCGCGCTGCTGTTCTTCGACGAGGTGTTGACGGCCTTCCGCGTGGCGCCGGGCGGCGCACAACAATATCTGGGCGTGACGCCAGACCTGGCCGTGCTGGGCAAAGCGTTCGGCGGGGGCATGCCGATCAGCGCGCTGGTGGGGCGGCGCGAGGTGATGATGCACTTGAAGCCGGCCGGGCGCGCCGAGATGAGCGGCACCTACCTGGCACATCTGACCGCCGCGCTGGCGGCCGACGCGGCGCTGGACGAGTACGGCCGGCCGGGGTTCTACGAGCGCCTCGACGCGCTAGGGGAGTACTTCTACGGCGCCTTTCAGGAGCTGATCGCGCGCAGCGGCGTGAAGGTGCGCTTGCAATACATCGGGCCGCGCTTCGGGCTGTACTTCGGCCTCGACCCGGATCAGCCGGTGGTGAACTACCGGCAGGCCGCGCAGCAGGACCACGAAGCGTTTTTAACCTTCGTGCGCGGATGTATTCGGCGCGGCGCATATGTGCACGTCTCGGCGCACCACGGCTTCTCGGCAGCGCATACCGAGGCCGACCTAGATCGCGCGCTGGAAGCCATCGCGGGCGCGTTGGAGGATGTAAAGCAGAATTGCGGATGA
- a CDS encoding RNA polymerase subunit sigma-24: protein MQLSNDEAVTEDESVAIALLRQKDVRGLEVLVHLYQLRALRMAFLIVGSRDVAEDVVADAFIVAFERIHQYDPKRPFAPWFYRIVVNLALKWLRRNRRHSPWETAEERPCNSLQPDDIAERNESLYAVRAALWRLSGEQRTTVVLRFYMDLEEREIAALMNVPLGTVKWRLHRARKTLREVLRQWEEAGERRFLRTDLRQHEKANDSRPFPQPRSTR, encoded by the coding sequence ATGCAGTTGAGCAACGACGAGGCTGTGACCGAAGATGAATCGGTCGCAATTGCGCTGCTTCGGCAAAAAGATGTCAGGGGACTCGAAGTGCTCGTCCACCTGTACCAATTGCGCGCATTGCGCATGGCCTTTCTCATCGTGGGCAGCCGCGATGTAGCTGAAGACGTCGTCGCCGACGCATTCATCGTGGCCTTCGAGCGCATTCATCAGTACGACCCGAAGCGTCCGTTTGCGCCGTGGTTTTATCGCATCGTCGTCAATCTGGCGCTGAAGTGGTTGCGTCGAAACCGGCGACATTCGCCGTGGGAGACGGCCGAGGAGCGGCCATGTAACTCGCTTCAGCCAGACGACATCGCCGAGCGCAACGAATCGCTGTACGCCGTCAGAGCGGCGTTGTGGCGCTTGTCGGGTGAACAACGGACGACCGTCGTCTTGCGCTTCTACATGGATCTGGAGGAACGCGAGATCGCTGCGCTCATGAACGTTCCACTGGGAACAGTCAAGTGGCGGCTGCATCGAGCGAGAAAGACGTTACGAGAGGTGTTGCGTCAATGGGAAGAAGCCGGCGAACGTCGGTTTCTTCGAACTGACTTGCGGCAGCATGAGAAAGCCAATGACTCAAGACCGTTTCCACAACCACGATCAACGCGATGA
- a CDS encoding microcystinase C — protein sequence MRIAIGSFVQESQFFSPVKGSWQHFGPEQIAHGQAMLDAAAGTRAEVAGAMDVAAQRGVWLIPLLRAMSSSSSAPIVREVYESIRDELLARLRDAIAEPVDGVLMVMHGAMSAEGYDDATGDVLQRVREIVGPRTPLVATLDLHANITRLMCEAADGLVGYLTFPHIDLYETGARGMQLLLDAAAGKITPVTVMAKLPMIVPAENAQTTHGVIHDLLQAARTHLEESGILDISIFPMQPWMDAPEAGCAVVVVADETQRRRAEEIATQLADVWWQRKEEHRVELAPTEPTIAEALAGERKPWVLADSADAPSSGAPGDSTVTLKALLDTQPAKDCYTNIVDPQAVAKMIASGVGSEVTVSLGAYSGTTLYRPVTVSGRVRLISDGAFVHKGEGFRGATMHRGRTVVLQAGHVHIVVMERACIQWDPELYRSVGLEPTDAQIVIVKSPAGFRAAYSPFAAEIRILDAPGICTPNLTTLPYRRIPRPMWPFDPVEDWHSR from the coding sequence ATGCGCATCGCCATCGGTTCTTTCGTCCAAGAGTCGCAATTCTTCTCGCCGGTCAAAGGCTCGTGGCAGCACTTCGGGCCGGAACAGATCGCCCACGGCCAGGCCATGCTCGATGCCGCCGCCGGCACACGCGCGGAAGTCGCCGGCGCGATGGATGTCGCAGCGCAGCGCGGCGTCTGGCTCATCCCGCTGCTGCGCGCCATGTCCTCTTCATCCAGCGCGCCGATCGTGCGCGAGGTGTACGAGTCCATCCGCGACGAGCTGCTGGCGCGCCTGCGCGACGCCATCGCCGAGCCTGTAGATGGCGTGCTGATGGTGATGCACGGGGCGATGAGCGCCGAGGGCTATGACGACGCCACCGGCGACGTGTTGCAGCGCGTGCGCGAAATCGTCGGCCCACGCACGCCCTTGGTCGCCACGCTCGACCTACATGCAAACATCACCCGGTTGATGTGCGAGGCCGCCGATGGGTTAGTCGGCTATCTCACCTTCCCGCACATTGACCTGTATGAGACCGGCGCGCGTGGCATGCAACTGCTGCTCGATGCTGCCGCCGGCAAGATCACACCGGTCACGGTCATGGCCAAGCTGCCGATGATCGTCCCCGCCGAAAATGCGCAGACGACGCACGGCGTCATTCACGACTTGCTGCAGGCCGCCCGAACGCATCTGGAGGAGTCGGGCATCCTCGACATCTCGATCTTTCCGATGCAGCCGTGGATGGATGCGCCCGAAGCCGGCTGCGCCGTCGTCGTCGTCGCCGACGAGACGCAACGCAGGCGCGCCGAGGAGATCGCCACACAACTCGCCGATGTTTGGTGGCAGCGCAAGGAAGAACACCGCGTCGAACTCGCGCCAACCGAGCCGACGATCGCCGAAGCGTTGGCCGGCGAACGCAAGCCGTGGGTGTTGGCCGACTCAGCCGATGCGCCGTCGTCCGGCGCGCCGGGCGACAGCACAGTGACGCTGAAAGCGTTGCTCGATACGCAGCCGGCGAAGGACTGCTACACCAACATCGTTGATCCGCAGGCCGTAGCAAAGATGATCGCATCGGGCGTGGGGAGCGAAGTTACGGTGTCATTGGGGGCGTACTCGGGGACGACACTGTACCGGCCGGTCACCGTGTCCGGACGAGTGCGATTGATCTCGGACGGCGCATTCGTGCACAAGGGCGAGGGATTTCGCGGCGCAACGATGCACCGCGGGCGAACGGTCGTCCTGCAAGCCGGGCACGTGCACATCGTGGTGATGGAGCGCGCCTGCATTCAATGGGATCCCGAGCTATATCGCTCGGTTGGGTTGGAGCCAACAGATGCGCAAATCGTGATCGTCAAGTCACCGGCCGGCTTCCGCGCTGCTTATTCGCCCTTCGCCGCCGAGATCCGCATACTGGACGCGCCGGGCATTTGCACGCCCAACCTGACTACGCTACCCTACAGGCGCATCCCACGACCGATGTGGCCGTTCGATCCGGTGGAGGATTGGCACAGCAGATAG
- a CDS encoding ABC transporter, giving the protein MSILSGVNVSKSFGAFDVFTGLSFSVARGDKIALIGPNGCGKTTLLRIIAGEDESDAGGRVHVARGVTRGYLAQSAEESDERTVWQLAQSAFGTLNDLQSRLAQIERVLVQVNRSDEQWSRLLETYGALQHEFELKGGYEVEPKIRRVLQGLGFAEADTHQPIAALSGGQRVRANLARLLLQSPDVLLLDEPTNHLDQQGVEWLEGYLQEWEGTLIVVSHDRYFLDEVCDRVWEMGKRADGQAYLEAYRGGYTEYVQQRVERRERALAEYEAQREFIAKQEEYIRRNIAGQNTAQAKGRLRRLNRLERLERPVQQRVLSLRLHSGSRSGDRVLETRALSVGYRSANVQPSTRGVLFTAPDLLLMRGERVALIGPNGTGKTTFLKTITGALPPLAGEVKVGAGVRIGYFAQASEGLDPDHTVLEALMSARADLKLSEARDILGRFLFSGDDHFKRIAMLSGGERGRVALAKLALQGANFLLLDEPTNHLDIPSQEALTEALQQFDGTLLFVSHDRYLIAALATQLWILERGADGVVRMSVFKGPYDEWREAREAQASPLPVADQKNGAQRAPRGAVATPGMSKNAQQQRQAKLASIEQRIQALEAQMEALADRMAQAGSDFARVQALGEEYRRVERELAEAWEEFERLA; this is encoded by the coding sequence ATGTCCATCCTCAGCGGCGTGAACGTGAGCAAGTCGTTCGGCGCGTTCGACGTGTTCACCGGCTTGAGCTTTAGTGTTGCGCGCGGCGACAAGATTGCGCTCATCGGCCCGAACGGCTGTGGCAAGACAACGCTGCTGCGCATCATCGCCGGCGAGGACGAATCCGATGCCGGCGGTCGGGTTCACGTCGCAAGGGGCGTCACGCGCGGTTATCTGGCGCAATCGGCAGAAGAATCTGACGAACGCACGGTGTGGCAACTGGCGCAATCGGCCTTTGGAACGTTGAATGACCTGCAATCGCGCCTCGCCCAGATCGAACGTGTGTTGGTTCAGGTCAATCGCTCGGATGAGCAGTGGTCGCGCCTGCTCGAGACCTATGGCGCGCTGCAGCACGAGTTCGAGTTGAAAGGCGGCTACGAGGTCGAGCCGAAGATCAGGCGCGTGCTGCAGGGTCTTGGCTTCGCCGAAGCGGATACGCATCAACCGATCGCCGCGTTGAGTGGTGGTCAGCGTGTGCGTGCCAACCTCGCCCGATTGCTCCTGCAATCCCCCGACGTGCTGCTGCTCGACGAGCCGACCAACCACCTCGATCAGCAGGGCGTGGAGTGGCTCGAGGGCTATTTGCAAGAATGGGAGGGCACGTTGATCGTCGTCTCCCACGACCGCTACTTTCTCGACGAGGTATGTGACCGGGTGTGGGAGATGGGCAAGCGCGCCGACGGTCAGGCCTACTTGGAGGCCTATCGCGGCGGCTATACCGAATACGTCCAGCAGCGCGTCGAGCGGCGCGAACGCGCCCTGGCCGAATATGAGGCGCAGCGCGAGTTCATCGCGAAGCAGGAGGAGTATATCCGCCGCAACATCGCCGGCCAGAACACGGCGCAGGCCAAAGGCCGGCTGCGCCGATTGAATCGTCTGGAGCGTCTGGAGCGACCGGTGCAACAGCGCGTCCTCTCGCTGCGCCTGCACAGCGGCTCTCGCAGCGGCGACCGTGTGCTAGAGACGCGCGCGCTATCCGTCGGTTATCGCTCGGCGAACGTTCAGCCCTCGACGCGCGGTGTGTTGTTCACTGCGCCCGACCTGTTGTTGATGCGTGGCGAGCGTGTGGCGTTGATCGGCCCGAATGGGACCGGCAAAACCACCTTTCTGAAGACCATCACCGGCGCGTTGCCACCGCTGGCCGGCGAAGTCAAGGTCGGGGCCGGCGTGCGCATCGGCTATTTCGCACAGGCCAGTGAGGGGCTTGACCCCGATCACACCGTGCTAGAAGCGCTGATGTCGGCGCGGGCTGACTTGAAGTTGAGTGAGGCGCGCGACATCCTGGGCCGCTTCCTGTTCAGCGGCGACGATCACTTCAAGCGCATTGCCATGCTGAGCGGCGGTGAACGTGGGCGCGTAGCGTTGGCCAAGCTGGCGCTGCAAGGCGCCAACTTCCTGCTGCTCGACGAGCCGACCAATCACCTCGACATTCCATCGCAAGAGGCGCTCACCGAGGCCCTGCAACAGTTCGACGGCACGCTGTTGTTCGTATCGCACGACCGTTACCTGATCGCTGCGCTGGCGACGCAACTGTGGATTTTGGAACGCGGTGCAGATGGTGTGGTGCGCATGAGCGTCTTCAAAGGCCCCTACGATGAATGGCGCGAAGCGCGTGAGGCACAAGCGTCCCCCTTGCCGGTCGCCGACCAAAAGAACGGCGCTCAGCGCGCGCCGCGTGGAGCGGTAGCTACGCCTGGGATGTCGAAGAATGCTCAGCAGCAACGCCAGGCGAAGCTAGCGTCTATCGAGCAGCGCATCCAGGCGCTCGAAGCGCAAATGGAAGCGCTCGCCGACCGGATGGCCCAAGCCGGCAGCGACTTCGCGCGCGTCCAGGCGCTAGGCGAGGAATATCGAAGAGTGGAGCGTGAGTTGGCCGAAGCCTGGGAAGAGTTCGAGAGGCTGGCCTGA
- a CDS encoding peptidase M20, which produces MDAASFDAYLREHRERLLEDYKDFLRQPSVAATGQGIPEMAALVARRLSSLGADVRVVPTDGDAPPVVWAELGEGDKELLIYNHYDVQPAEPLELWESPPFEPAIRDGKIFARGAADDKGELVTRIHAIEAWLATQGKLPFKIKWLVEGEEEVGSPHLHLWVERYKDWLHKPDGRPMDGCLWEFGGFDEQGRFTLTMGVKGICYIELHARGVSHDLHSSNAALAPNAAWRLVWALNTIKDTGERILIEGYYDHVRALTPEEEAVLRAMPFEEAEIKAKWGITDFVTGVTGFDAVKRLFFQPTATICGLTSGWQGQGTKTVLPAVASAKVDFRLVPNLTPELVLDLLRKHLDKHGFSDIEIKFLGGYRAELSDVNAPIVHAAARACERIYNQTPVKVLLSPGSGPMYSLSSFIGGVPVVCAGISHPDSRVHSPNENAILQNYYEGMRYMGALIDEFARA; this is translated from the coding sequence ATGGACGCTGCATCATTCGACGCCTACCTTCGCGAGCATCGCGAGCGCCTGCTCGAAGACTACAAAGACTTCCTGCGCCAACCGAGCGTCGCCGCCACCGGCCAGGGCATTCCGGAGATGGCCGCGTTGGTTGCGCGGCGCCTATCCTCGCTCGGCGCAGACGTGAGGGTCGTGCCAACCGATGGCGATGCGCCGCCGGTCGTGTGGGCCGAACTCGGTGAGGGGGACAAGGAACTGCTGATCTACAACCACTACGACGTGCAGCCTGCGGAACCGTTGGAGCTATGGGAGTCGCCGCCGTTCGAGCCGGCCATTCGCGACGGCAAAATCTTCGCGCGCGGCGCAGCCGATGACAAAGGCGAATTGGTTACCCGCATCCACGCCATCGAGGCCTGGCTGGCGACACAAGGCAAGTTGCCCTTCAAGATCAAGTGGCTGGTCGAGGGCGAAGAGGAGGTCGGCAGTCCCCACCTTCATCTCTGGGTCGAGCGGTATAAGGACTGGCTGCACAAGCCGGATGGCCGGCCGATGGACGGCTGTCTATGGGAGTTCGGCGGCTTTGATGAGCAGGGACGCTTTACGCTCACGATGGGAGTGAAAGGCATCTGCTACATCGAGCTGCACGCCAGAGGCGTGAGCCACGATCTGCATTCGTCCAACGCCGCGCTGGCGCCGAACGCAGCTTGGCGGCTGGTGTGGGCGCTCAACACGATCAAAGATACCGGCGAGCGCATCTTGATCGAGGGTTACTACGACCACGTGCGCGCGCTCACGCCGGAAGAAGAAGCCGTGTTGCGCGCGATGCCTTTTGAAGAAGCAGAGATCAAAGCCAAGTGGGGCATCACCGACTTCGTCACCGGCGTCACCGGCTTCGACGCGGTCAAGCGACTGTTCTTCCAACCCACGGCCACCATCTGCGGCCTGACCAGCGGCTGGCAAGGGCAGGGCACCAAAACGGTATTGCCTGCGGTCGCCAGCGCGAAGGTGGACTTTCGGCTGGTGCCGAACCTCACACCGGAGCTCGTGCTCGATCTCTTGCGCAAGCACCTGGACAAACATGGCTTCAGCGACATCGAGATCAAGTTCCTGGGCGGCTACCGCGCCGAGCTGTCGGATGTGAACGCGCCGATCGTGCATGCAGCGGCCCGCGCATGCGAACGCATTTACAACCAGACGCCGGTGAAAGTGCTGCTCAGCCCTGGCAGCGGCCCGATGTATTCGCTCTCGTCGTTTATCGGCGGCGTGCCGGTCGTCTGCGCCGGCATCAGTCATCCCGATAGCCGTGTGCACTCGCCGAACGAGAATGCCATCCTGCAGAATTACTACGAGGGCATGCGCTACATGGGCGCGCTGATTGATGAGTTTGCGCGAGCATGA
- a CDS encoding O-antigen polymerase produces the protein MNTLARRNRPALTALLQIATACLVGFVVALLPQHQLILLAAVIAAVLAVAAIFAEPTLGLALALIVGPFQPLERVMLQLPLDSGQLVLILTLIAYSFRWLATRRFPVIRPQPAIAVTFAAFITACLISFFPARDFRDWATECIKWLQIAVVALLVAGEQDPRKRWIVLGAILVSAAGQAAFGLIQADVRGFGPPEFRIRGTDAYRAYGTFEQPNPFGGFMGLTWPVAAALALWAAAQLESMLCSRGFRPLARTNGAQWRIFLLLVTSTLVAGLCIRALVASGSRGALVGAGAAAVVVALVLLRHPWRWVGSAFVLALALFALDVINIPASLEAQLRYFSDPGSAFGLDVRNAHVTPITFSTIERLAHWQAALRMIESSPWLGVGFGNYAAAYPEFRLLPWENALGHAHNYYLNIFAEMGVIGLLAYLALWSVIVLITWRTVRRRGHRALSAAVCVGVLGAWVHLTAHHLFDKLYVANMHLLIGAYLGFVIAAAKVYHPQHDAHTHSAYEPAAPERCAGASL, from the coding sequence ATGAACACACTTGCTCGGCGTAATCGGCCGGCGCTCACGGCTTTGCTGCAAATTGCAACTGCCTGCCTGGTCGGTTTCGTCGTCGCGCTGCTGCCGCAGCACCAACTCATCCTCCTTGCCGCGGTCATCGCCGCCGTATTGGCCGTAGCAGCTATCTTCGCTGAACCGACCCTGGGTCTCGCCCTGGCGCTGATCGTTGGGCCTTTTCAACCGTTGGAGCGCGTGATGTTGCAGTTGCCGCTCGACAGCGGCCAGCTCGTGCTGATTCTGACGCTCATCGCCTACAGCTTTCGCTGGCTTGCCACGCGCCGCTTCCCGGTCATCCGGCCTCAACCGGCGATAGCCGTTACATTCGCTGCCTTTATTACGGCCTGTTTGATTTCGTTCTTTCCGGCGCGCGATTTCCGCGACTGGGCCACGGAGTGCATCAAATGGCTACAGATCGCCGTCGTAGCGCTGCTCGTGGCCGGCGAGCAAGATCCGCGCAAACGCTGGATCGTCCTCGGCGCGATTCTCGTCTCCGCGGCCGGTCAAGCCGCTTTTGGGTTGATTCAGGCCGATGTGCGCGGGTTCGGTCCGCCGGAGTTTCGCATTCGTGGCACAGATGCCTATCGCGCTTACGGCACATTCGAGCAGCCGAATCCATTTGGCGGGTTCATGGGCTTGACATGGCCGGTTGCGGCTGCGCTAGCCTTGTGGGCAGCCGCACAGCTTGAGTCAATGTTGTGCAGCCGCGGCTTTCGGCCGCTTGCTCGAACGAACGGCGCGCAGTGGCGGATATTTCTGCTCCTCGTTACTTCGACGCTGGTTGCTGGGCTGTGCATCCGTGCGCTTGTCGCCAGCGGTTCGCGCGGGGCGTTGGTGGGGGCAGGTGCAGCAGCAGTCGTCGTTGCTCTTGTCTTGCTCCGGCACCCCTGGCGCTGGGTTGGCAGTGCGTTCGTGCTGGCGCTGGCCTTGTTTGCCCTCGACGTGATCAACATTCCGGCCTCGCTCGAAGCGCAGTTGCGGTATTTTAGCGACCCCGGCAGCGCATTCGGCCTCGATGTGCGCAACGCGCACGTCACGCCGATCACTTTCTCCACCATCGAGCGATTGGCGCATTGGCAAGCGGCCCTGCGCATGATCGAGTCTAGCCCATGGCTAGGCGTTGGCTTTGGCAACTACGCGGCAGCCTATCCGGAGTTCCGGCTGTTGCCCTGGGAGAACGCACTTGGCCACGCCCACAACTACTACCTGAATATCTTTGCCGAGATGGGCGTCATCGGTCTGCTCGCGTATCTCGCGCTCTGGTCGGTGATCGTTCTCATCACGTGGCGGACGGTGCGGCGACGCGGACATCGGGCACTTTCAGCAGCGGTTTGCGTTGGCGTCCTTGGTGCTTGGGTGCATCTCACTGCACATCACCTGTTCGACAAGTTGTATGTCGCCAACATGCACTTACTGATCGGCGCGTATCTCGGCTTCGTGATCGCTGCTGCAAAAGTGTATCATCCTCAGCATGACGCACATACCCACTCAGCCTACGAGCCGGCTGCGCCTGAGCGATGCGCAGGTGCAAGCCTATAA
- a CDS encoding MaoC family dehydratase has product MALTTPHGLYFEDFVVGDRATSPSRTITEADIVMFAGLSGDYNEIHTSEAFSKGNQFGRRIAHGLLGLSIASGLAFQMGFLLGTVEVFRGIEWEFTAPIFIGDTIHLEAEVAEVKAFPRLGNGKVTFKVSVKKQDGSVVQRGTWTLLVKGKPKAA; this is encoded by the coding sequence ATGGCGCTCACGACACCCCATGGTTTGTACTTCGAGGACTTCGTCGTCGGCGACAGGGCCACGTCGCCCAGCCGCACGATCACCGAGGCCGACATCGTCATGTTTGCCGGCCTGAGCGGCGACTACAACGAGATTCACACCAGCGAAGCATTCTCCAAAGGCAACCAGTTTGGCCGGCGCATCGCCCATGGCTTGCTCGGTTTGAGCATCGCCAGCGGTCTGGCCTTTCAGATGGGCTTCCTGCTCGGCACGGTCGAGGTATTTCGTGGGATCGAATGGGAATTCACCGCGCCCATTTTCATCGGCGATACGATCCATCTAGAGGCCGAAGTTGCCGAAGTGAAAGCCTTCCCACGCCTGGGCAACGGCAAAGTTACGTTCAAAGTGAGCGTGAAGAAGCAGGATGGCAGCGTGGTGCAGCGCGGCACATGGACGCTGCTTGTGAAGGGTAAACCAAAAGCGGCGTAA